CTATCCTTGAAAACTTATTTATCGACATGATATTAGATTTTCCAATAGATTATATGCACTTGGTCTGTTTAGGTGTAATGAAAAAACTGTTACAGTTTTGGATCAAAGGAAACAAAGATGTTAgaatgacaaattttcaccgtaAACGAGCGTCAGATCTATTACTATCATTAAATAAATCCATATCAAAAGAATTTTCGAGAAAGGCAAGACCTTTGGAGGAAGTAGATCGGTTCAAGGCTACTGAACTACGACAGTTGTTATTATATACTGGACCAATAGTATTTCTCGATAATTTGCCGAGTGACAAATACAATCATTTCCTATGCTTGAGCGTTGCGATTCGAATTTTAGCGAGCCCTGAATACCACATAAAATTGAACGATTATGCCAGACAACTGCTACAGTATTTTGTTGAATCTTTTCCATTACTCTATGGTCACCAGCATGTGTCATACAACGTGCATAATTTGATACACCTTTGTAATGATGTAAAGTTGAAAGGGCCTCTAGATAAATTTAGTGcgtttaaatttgaaaattatatgcaaaaaattaaaaagttatTAATAACATCCAGCAAGCCTTTAGCACAACTTATAAAACGTCATCAAGAAGAATGTAAAATCAACGTCcaatctgaaaaatttgaatatccaATCATAAAATATGCAAACATTGAAGAGACCAGTAATGgcaaaaaaaacattcaatcTATTCGGTatcgtgatttttttataagtaCAAAAATTCCTGACAATTGCTGTTGCTTAAAAGATGGTGCAATTATCGAAGTATCGAGAATTCatctcgaaaataaaataatatatctaacaggtcagaaatttttaaacccgAAATCATTCTTCAAAATACCATGTGAATCTTCAAAAATTGGAATACAACTTGTTGATAGACAGCATCAACTTGTGAAAGTTTGCATTTCCAACattaaattgaaatgtctaaaattcaaattaaccgATAGTGAAAATGTGGTCACTCCATTGTTGCATCATTCATAACACGTAAAGTAATTATAAATATCATAGTAAAAACACAACGTCATTCTTAAATTCACGATTTATCTATTTTAAATTTCCCGCTTAGTCCCGCGTGTCACAAATGTTCGCGCTCTCGCTTTTTCTACAGATTTCCGGGCTGGCTGGTGGCcatattgttttattacgCATTTCGGTCGTAGCTCCCACGTGTCCAAGTATTGAAGTTTCgcattaaataatttaattacttGAAATACATAGATCGATTGATCTCGATTAGTGTTATTGCGTCCAGTGCAGTCAGTGCAGTTAGTGTTGTACGCAGTCATTACGTCATTCTCACGATATATTCGGACTTCAATAATCAACCGACTGATCAGAATTGGTTCTGCCGGTTACATCTACACAATCTATaggtaattttatttgaatattttcctaTATAAATCGAATATCTTTTTTCATCGATGCGTCTATTTACACGGTTCCGTGATCCTATTTAAGTCACGTAAACGGGCACGTAACCTAAGTAGAGTTACGCTAAATCTAACCTAAAAATTCACAAGTTATGCTTTGCGGGTGACAGACACCGGCATCGTGGCTTCTATCGCGCGCgcgtgtattttcgacatcaAAGATTTCGAACTCATTTTAACCTCTTCTGCA
The Neodiprion lecontei isolate iyNeoLeco1 chromosome 3, iyNeoLeco1.1, whole genome shotgun sequence DNA segment above includes these coding regions:
- the LOC124293673 gene encoding uncharacterized protein LOC124293673: MPKVLKDSRYVTRRQRRRQIKEEYRKLCNTNDNSSIPRHIPATVCTCTDTKSNTAEFNNGGITADVQLDPIDSNNIALSEPIHENLNDNVNFSDSSGGSLPQKCKPDPNIDKSDLRNDLRNWVVNCCINHSNVNALLKILVKHGHDVPLDARTLLQTPRKLEIIDMSPGHYYHFGLAQGLVRSVAKYYSTENCPKELQININVDGLPLTKSSGSQFWPILASIETDFYTEPFIVGLYHGNEKPHDSNEFMKYFTEECDRIIDAGLSIGNKTVPIKINAFVSDTPAKCFITGTKGHNAYFGCGKCVQEGEFIDNRVTYPETTARLRTNESFRLKTNEEHHKKTSILENLFIDMILDFPIDYMHLVCLGVMKKLLQFWIKGNKDVRMTNFHRKRASDLLLSLNKSISKEFSRKARPLEEVDRFKATELRQLLLYTGPIVFLDNLPSDKYNHFLCLSVAIRILASPEYHIKLNDYARQLLQYFVESFPLLYGHQHVSYNVHNLIHLCNDVKLKGPLDKFSAFKFENYMQKIKKLLITSSKPLAQLIKRHQEECKINVQSEKFEYPIIKYANIEETSNGKKNIQSIRYRDFFISTKIPDNCCCLKDGAIIEVSRIHLENKIIYLTGQKFLNPKSFFKIPCESSKIGIQLVDRQHQLVKVCISNIKLKCLKFKLTDSENVVTPLLHHS